A genomic stretch from Methanomassiliicoccales archaeon includes:
- the tmk gene encoding dTMP kinase, which yields MTTAFPAMTREESIADIRSIDLARRGRFYVFEGIDGSGKTTISSNVYRLLRAETSREVILTAEPTDTWLGDAIRRACAENLGPFVEALLFVADRSAHTENIQKWIDSGKVVLSDRYYASTLAYQGASLIPLIGNRALDWLRLINEPVIRKPDLTFFLQIPPEIGIKRLKERSEKTKFERLEFLREVDRLYKMIAKDDDSFVLIDATKSIDAIVSEIVHLIKKNL from the coding sequence ATGACAACAGCGTTTCCGGCCATGACAAGAGAAGAATCCATCGCAGATATTCGGTCGATAGATTTGGCCAGACGCGGCCGATTCTATGTGTTCGAAGGGATCGATGGTTCTGGAAAAACGACGATTTCATCGAATGTTTATCGTTTGCTCCGTGCCGAAACATCAAGAGAAGTCATTTTGACCGCCGAGCCAACAGATACGTGGTTAGGTGATGCCATAAGGCGTGCGTGCGCGGAAAATCTCGGTCCTTTCGTTGAAGCGTTGCTATTTGTCGCCGACAGGTCCGCGCACACTGAGAATATCCAGAAATGGATCGATTCAGGAAAAGTCGTCCTCTCTGACCGCTATTATGCGTCCACCTTGGCCTATCAAGGCGCTTCTTTGATTCCGCTCATCGGCAACCGTGCCCTCGATTGGCTCAGACTTATCAACGAACCAGTTATCAGGAAACCCGATCTCACCTTCTTCCTTCAGATTCCGCCAGAAATCGGCATTAAGAGGTTGAAAGAACGGTCTGAAAAAACGAAATTTGAACGTCTGGAATTTTTGAGAGAGGTCGACAGACTTTACAAAATGATTGCGAAAGACGATGATTCCTTCGTTCTAATCGACGCAACGAAATCGATTGATGCGATTGTCAGCGAAATCGTGCATCTTATCAAAAAGAATCTTTAA
- a CDS encoding DUF357 domain-containing protein, whose translation MQRNAISEDHLIRYLEITKRALETIRIAVPARSFGRKLAEDFLLMAKSYYEDALNFRNQGDLVNSFACVSYAHGWLDCGARLGLFDVGENDQLFTLYE comes from the coding sequence ATGCAGAGAAACGCGATTTCGGAAGATCATCTAATTAGATATTTGGAAATTACAAAACGTGCTCTCGAGACAATCAGGATTGCGGTACCAGCGAGATCGTTTGGTCGAAAATTGGCAGAAGATTTTCTTCTGATGGCGAAATCTTACTATGAGGACGCGCTTAATTTTAGAAATCAAGGTGATTTGGTCAATAGTTTCGCGTGTGTCAGTTACGCTCATGGATGGTTGGATTGCGGTGCGCGCCTCGGCCTCTTTGATGTCGGGGAGAACGATCAACTGTTCACACTTTATGAATAA
- a CDS encoding MarR family transcriptional regulator, with protein MMLALVQAEIIDEISNHLDGISFNQLVKRMKLKVSRVTLLRELKVLTAKGYVKVENDPKHKQRKLFRLGEELHHVIEDLKSIEQKVLDNPIHHLSDFLLFYIEKIRDLKDEWTRDFVRYRLRHDLDKALQKMEERI; from the coding sequence TTGATGCTCGCCCTTGTTCAAGCAGAGATCATCGATGAAATTTCGAATCATTTGGACGGGATCTCTTTCAACCAATTGGTAAAAAGAATGAAACTGAAGGTATCCCGGGTCACACTTCTAAGGGAATTGAAGGTGCTCACTGCTAAAGGATACGTGAAGGTCGAAAATGATCCAAAACATAAGCAGCGAAAATTATTCCGCCTGGGCGAGGAATTACACCACGTTATTGAGGACTTGAAGTCCATTGAACAGAAGGTGCTAGATAATCCCATTCACCATCTCTCGGACTTTCTCTTATTTTATATCGAAAAAATTCGTGATTTAAAAGACGAATGGACGAGAGATTTTGTAAGATATCGCTTGCGACACGATCTCGATAAAGCACTTCAAAAAATGGAGGAGAGGATATGA
- a CDS encoding ATP-binding protein, whose translation METDSAVDTTESNASHKINKYPDLECVGVIYGNVGTTSFNCRATGNMERLQYVQVEHETDGWVLGIVSEMERKTDLSIERAKMVSEGEVVPIEEKVTAKVDIIGFRDERGLLQTPRTPFRAGDLVYKAKDTLIKDVIGLKERTDTGAYIGLLLGHDIRVEIDINALVQKHVSILAKTGGGKSFLCGALIEELMKHDVTVLIIDPHGEYGSMREKGSIPQTTRNFEVTPRGYADKIIEFATDTNVNKNAIPLKFTLANLEARDLLSLTNIKNVRAYLTSLRKAIDSVRSIKKEYTLKDIINVLEADEETQNAALIAELEYLDEINIFAAKGTRIDEIVVKGKTTIINLKGTPPDIQELVVNRIATALFELRKVGKIPPMMLVVEEAHNYCPQQGLAASSKIFRTIASEGRKFGLGLTIISQRAAKVDKNVLSQCNTQMILKVTNPNDLKAIAASVEGLTAGLADEIQRLPIGVALVVGGNIQMPLLVEVRPRESKHGGESVEIVPSKRV comes from the coding sequence ATGGAAACCGATTCTGCCGTAGACACAACGGAGAGCAACGCTTCTCACAAGATTAACAAATACCCTGACCTCGAATGTGTTGGGGTTATCTACGGCAATGTCGGAACGACCTCGTTCAATTGCCGCGCGACTGGGAATATGGAGCGGTTGCAATACGTCCAGGTTGAACACGAGACTGACGGCTGGGTGTTGGGGATTGTATCAGAAATGGAGCGAAAGACCGATCTCTCCATCGAAAGGGCAAAGATGGTCTCGGAGGGGGAGGTCGTACCGATCGAGGAGAAAGTCACGGCAAAGGTCGACATCATCGGTTTTCGCGATGAAAGGGGTCTTCTTCAAACCCCACGCACGCCTTTTAGGGCGGGAGATCTCGTCTATAAGGCCAAAGACACGTTGATCAAGGATGTCATCGGACTTAAGGAGAGAACGGATACTGGTGCCTACATCGGACTTCTTCTTGGCCACGATATCCGCGTCGAGATCGACATCAATGCGTTGGTTCAGAAACATGTCAGCATACTCGCGAAGACTGGTGGCGGTAAGAGTTTCCTCTGTGGTGCACTCATCGAAGAGTTGATGAAACATGATGTGACCGTCCTCATCATTGACCCTCATGGGGAATACGGTTCGATGAGGGAAAAAGGGTCCATTCCGCAAACGACGAGAAATTTCGAGGTTACACCCCGCGGTTACGCGGATAAGATCATCGAATTCGCAACGGATACGAATGTCAACAAGAACGCGATTCCTTTGAAATTCACCCTTGCCAATCTTGAGGCAAGGGATTTGCTCAGCCTGACGAACATCAAGAATGTGCGGGCCTATCTGACATCACTGAGAAAGGCAATCGATAGCGTGAGAAGCATCAAGAAGGAGTATACTCTTAAGGACATAATCAATGTGCTGGAAGCGGATGAAGAGACGCAGAATGCTGCGCTCATCGCAGAGCTCGAATATCTTGATGAGATCAATATTTTTGCTGCCAAAGGTACGAGGATCGATGAAATCGTCGTAAAGGGAAAGACGACGATCATTAACCTCAAAGGTACGCCACCAGATATCCAGGAACTTGTTGTCAATAGGATTGCGACCGCGTTGTTCGAATTACGGAAGGTCGGCAAAATACCGCCGATGATGCTCGTTGTGGAGGAGGCTCACAACTACTGCCCGCAACAGGGGCTTGCAGCTTCGAGCAAGATCTTCAGAACGATCGCCTCCGAGGGAAGGAAATTCGGCCTCGGCCTCACCATCATCAGTCAGCGCGCGGCCAAAGTAGACAAGAATGTGTTGAGCCAGTGCAACACGCAGATGATTCTCAAGGTAACCAATCCAAACGATCTGAAGGCGATTGCCGCGTCTGTGGAGGGATTGACAGCTGGCCTTGCGGATGAAATCCAGAGGTTACCAATCGGTGTCGCGCTTGTTGTCGGCGGAAATATTCAGATGCCACTTCTGGTTGAAGTGAGACCGAGGGAGAGTAAGCACGGCGGTGAGAGCGTCGAAATCGTACCTTCGAAGAGGGTATGA
- the coaBC gene encoding bifunctional phosphopantothenoylcysteine decarboxylase/phosphopantothenate--cysteine ligase CoaBC: protein MHPSESIWGTKSKSLAGKKIILGITGSIAAVESLELARELIRHGAQVRAVMTPESLKIITSHTMEFATGQPVITDIGGQVEHVSLLGDFPDRADMLLIAPCTANTISKIAAGIDDTPVTTMATTAIGSGVPIMIAPAMHISMYQHPIIQKNIKALAELGIEFIEPYIDGKKAKLASVEEITERVIRRLGPRDFLGKRILIIGGSSAEPIDDMRIITNRGTGETAVQLALAAFERSADVELWMGRSSVPMPEFIRTKRFETVGDLLEMVREIDQDIVLVPAALSDYTIEKTEGKIPSDKEELVLHLRRAPKVLESIRKKKCVLFGFKAESGVTADELAAKARSRMIEFGLDGIVANDLGEVSSGMTKVTIMTKKGKTCTVAGSKKEVAHRILDEILRYIA, encoded by the coding sequence ATGCACCCTTCTGAGAGTATTTGGGGCACGAAAAGCAAATCTCTGGCTGGAAAGAAAATCATATTGGGTATTACGGGCAGCATTGCGGCTGTCGAGTCGCTTGAACTTGCAAGGGAACTTATCAGACACGGGGCGCAAGTCCGTGCAGTGATGACGCCTGAATCACTGAAGATCATTACATCCCACACTATGGAATTTGCTACAGGTCAACCAGTTATTACTGATATCGGAGGGCAGGTCGAACATGTGTCACTGCTCGGCGACTTTCCCGATAGAGCGGACATGCTTCTGATCGCCCCCTGCACTGCGAACACGATCTCAAAAATTGCCGCTGGCATCGATGACACCCCTGTAACGACAATGGCTACGACCGCGATCGGGTCTGGTGTTCCGATTATGATCGCCCCTGCGATGCACATTTCGATGTACCAACATCCGATCATCCAGAAAAACATCAAGGCGCTCGCTGAGCTGGGAATCGAATTCATCGAACCATACATCGATGGGAAAAAGGCAAAACTGGCGAGCGTCGAGGAAATCACGGAGAGGGTGATCAGAAGGCTCGGACCGAGAGATTTTCTCGGCAAACGGATTCTGATTATTGGCGGTTCATCTGCAGAGCCGATCGACGATATGAGGATTATTACGAACCGGGGAACAGGGGAGACGGCCGTCCAGCTTGCATTGGCGGCCTTCGAAAGATCTGCGGACGTCGAACTCTGGATGGGCCGTTCCAGCGTGCCGATGCCGGAATTTATCAGGACAAAGAGATTTGAGACTGTTGGCGACCTATTGGAAATGGTCAGAGAAATCGATCAGGATATCGTTCTCGTACCCGCCGCTTTGTCAGATTATACGATTGAAAAAACTGAGGGGAAAATTCCTTCGGACAAGGAGGAACTTGTCCTTCACCTCAGGCGAGCACCAAAGGTTCTTGAATCGATCAGGAAAAAGAAATGTGTGCTCTTTGGGTTCAAGGCCGAGTCTGGCGTGACGGCCGACGAGCTTGCTGCGAAGGCAAGATCACGAATGATTGAGTTCGGACTCGACGGAATTGTCGCAAATGATCTGGGGGAAGTATCAAGTGGAATGACGAAGGTCACGATCATGACCAAAAAGGGCAAGACATGCACGGTTGCAGGGTCAAAGAAGGAAGTTGCACATCGAATCCTGGATGAAATCCTGAGGTACATCGCATGA
- a CDS encoding B12-binding domain-containing radical SAM protein, producing MTPKIVLTCDETLTSTYRNIPLLDFFGCAPVEKIPSPVYRLLDTQLPHNNGLLSIAPYSLRKIEAALVNGGYPETVVVHARFATQFINRETRVVGVSAMDPLGLGPVSMMFTNGGRLTAYTKKKFSELIERLVSFRNAKNYSFKIVVGGPGAWQLVASGDWKAMGIDHVVLGEVDAVAGEIIRGIEMGNASEVIRVNRFPSPEEIPPIIGPTYKGMVEVMRGCGRNCRYCDPNLRRIRHIPDDVLRKEIETNLTAGLTTAWLHSDDIFLYKLEDRKEFHPNSDEVVRLFEKVMSIPGVKFSNPTHGTIAPVVADPSMIRRISQVVRAGPSKWVGIQMGLETASPSLIGKYMESKAKPFSPSEWPELIVKGTQILNENYWFPAYTAIIGLPGETKEDLLETARLIVTMETTLRDRIGSKAHFTVTPLSFVPAGSLKEGKAFDIEEQMTEEGYLLIYHSWKHLVREISSFIPNGGADMRLVTFYPIARMGLFAILNFMRRWGIRMGYDPDRRLEPLDIKLAGS from the coding sequence ATGACACCAAAAATTGTGCTAACTTGCGATGAAACGCTGACAAGTACCTATCGTAACATCCCGCTTCTGGACTTCTTCGGATGTGCTCCTGTCGAAAAGATTCCGAGTCCAGTGTATCGTTTACTCGATACGCAGCTCCCCCACAATAACGGTCTTCTTTCGATCGCTCCCTACTCCTTGCGAAAGATCGAAGCTGCGCTTGTAAATGGAGGCTATCCTGAAACGGTTGTTGTTCACGCCCGTTTTGCGACGCAATTCATCAATCGGGAAACGCGTGTCGTCGGTGTTTCTGCGATGGATCCATTGGGCCTGGGACCTGTCTCAATGATGTTCACGAACGGAGGACGCCTGACAGCCTACACGAAAAAGAAATTCTCTGAATTGATCGAAAGGCTCGTATCTTTCAGGAATGCGAAGAATTATTCCTTTAAGATCGTTGTAGGAGGGCCGGGAGCGTGGCAGCTTGTTGCCTCTGGCGACTGGAAGGCGATGGGTATTGATCATGTCGTTCTGGGAGAGGTCGATGCAGTCGCTGGAGAAATCATCAGGGGAATTGAAATGGGAAATGCAAGCGAGGTGATCAGAGTCAATCGATTTCCATCCCCTGAAGAGATTCCGCCAATCATCGGACCGACTTACAAGGGAATGGTCGAGGTCATGAGAGGTTGCGGAAGGAATTGCAGATATTGCGATCCAAATCTCCGTCGAATTAGGCACATACCAGATGATGTGCTGCGTAAAGAGATTGAGACCAATCTCACCGCTGGACTGACAACCGCATGGCTTCATAGTGATGACATTTTTCTCTATAAATTGGAAGATCGAAAGGAATTCCATCCAAACAGCGACGAGGTCGTCCGTCTTTTCGAAAAGGTGATGTCCATTCCAGGCGTCAAATTTTCAAATCCGACTCACGGTACAATTGCACCAGTGGTCGCGGATCCTTCAATGATACGGAGGATTTCTCAGGTGGTTAGAGCTGGCCCTTCTAAATGGGTTGGAATTCAGATGGGTCTCGAAACGGCATCTCCCTCCCTGATCGGAAAGTACATGGAGAGCAAGGCAAAACCATTCAGTCCTTCGGAATGGCCAGAACTCATTGTGAAGGGGACACAGATTCTTAATGAAAATTATTGGTTCCCTGCTTATACGGCAATTATCGGTCTGCCAGGCGAAACGAAGGAGGACCTGTTGGAAACGGCACGCCTTATCGTCACGATGGAGACGACTCTCCGGGATCGCATCGGTAGCAAAGCGCACTTTACGGTCACGCCTCTTTCCTTCGTGCCTGCGGGTTCCTTGAAGGAGGGGAAGGCTTTCGATATCGAGGAGCAGATGACAGAAGAAGGGTATCTCTTGATTTATCATTCATGGAAGCATCTCGTTAGGGAAATATCTTCATTCATTCCAAACGGTGGAGCCGATATGAGGCTGGTGACATTCTATCCAATCGCGCGTATGGGACTTTTCGCGATTCTCAACTTCATGAGGCGATGGGGAATTCGCATGGGATACGATCCTGATCGGCGACTTGAACCGCTTGACATAAAGCTCGCCGGATCTTAA
- a CDS encoding mandelate racemase/muconate lactonizing enzyme family protein: protein MILKITDVRVITIGQNVPPNGCSRGRSITFRGTALVVIDTDEGIQGVGEGYGPEYYITRTIVERKFKPWLIGQDPLDIEKLWRKMLMTTVYWDQKGQGVAAASGVDMALWDIAGKYYGVPVYKLLGGDARGGGKIQAYASDLFWDTPEKMAATAKRYAKKGFPLIKTHLGNGLQEDEKRVKAITEAIGDAQLMVDMNCGYGRVEALKVGRMLEKYGVYWYEEPLSPYDVDGYAWLKQKLDIPIATGENEYTKWGFKELFLKNAVDFAMPDIMRCGGITETKKICAMAEAFEVICSPHNYTTGVGLAATIQLIACTPNCDLLELDMTDYALYHSLLKSPLEIDNHGRVKIPNDPGLGVELREDIIKKYSVD, encoded by the coding sequence GTGATTCTGAAAATTACGGATGTGAGGGTGATCACTATTGGGCAAAATGTTCCTCCAAACGGTTGTTCGCGCGGAAGATCAATCACCTTCAGGGGGACTGCCCTCGTCGTGATCGACACGGATGAAGGCATTCAGGGAGTAGGAGAAGGATATGGACCAGAATACTATATCACGCGGACAATCGTCGAGAGAAAGTTCAAACCCTGGCTCATCGGTCAGGATCCGCTAGACATCGAGAAACTGTGGCGAAAGATGCTGATGACGACGGTCTATTGGGATCAGAAGGGACAGGGTGTCGCCGCTGCGAGCGGAGTCGACATGGCCCTTTGGGATATTGCGGGCAAGTACTACGGTGTCCCAGTCTACAAATTGTTAGGCGGGGATGCAAGAGGTGGAGGCAAGATACAGGCTTACGCGAGTGATTTGTTCTGGGATACGCCCGAGAAAATGGCGGCGACGGCGAAGCGCTATGCCAAAAAAGGATTCCCCTTGATCAAGACACACCTCGGCAACGGTCTCCAGGAGGATGAAAAGCGTGTGAAGGCGATCACCGAGGCGATCGGCGACGCACAGTTGATGGTTGATATGAACTGCGGGTATGGCCGTGTCGAGGCGCTAAAAGTAGGAAGGATGCTCGAAAAGTATGGCGTTTACTGGTACGAAGAGCCTCTTTCGCCATACGATGTTGATGGTTATGCATGGCTGAAACAAAAGCTCGACATCCCGATTGCGACTGGAGAGAATGAGTATACGAAGTGGGGTTTCAAGGAGTTATTTCTGAAGAACGCTGTTGATTTTGCCATGCCAGATATTATGAGATGCGGCGGAATCACAGAGACGAAGAAGATTTGCGCGATGGCTGAAGCGTTCGAAGTAATTTGCTCTCCTCACAATTACACAACTGGTGTGGGGCTTGCCGCAACAATCCAGCTCATCGCATGCACACCGAATTGCGACCTTCTCGAACTGGATATGACTGATTACGCACTGTATCACAGTTTACTGAAATCGCCGTTGGAAATTGACAATCATGGTAGAGTAAAGATCCCGAATGATCCGGGTCTCGGTGTCGAGTTGAGAGAGGATATCATCAAGAAGTATTCGGTCGATTGA
- a CDS encoding YggU family protein, translated as MDHEKIVRTQAVAKETPEGVVIELIVSPGAKSSKIEGLDRWRNRLVVRVTSPPERGKANEELQTLLSDFFESDVEIVKGYGSRLKTVLVRRDFQSVESRLKGLNEKSS; from the coding sequence ATGGATCATGAGAAAATTGTGCGGACTCAGGCCGTCGCCAAGGAGACACCGGAAGGTGTGGTGATCGAATTGATCGTCTCACCTGGTGCAAAAAGTTCAAAGATTGAGGGGTTGGATCGATGGCGAAATCGTCTTGTGGTCAGAGTGACTTCTCCCCCTGAACGCGGAAAAGCGAATGAAGAGCTGCAGACTCTTTTGTCTGATTTCTTCGAATCAGATGTTGAAATTGTGAAGGGATATGGAAGCCGGTTGAAGACCGTTCTCGTAAGACGCGATTTTCAGAGCGTCGAGTCAAGATTGAAGGGTTTAAATGAGAAATCCAGTTGA
- a CDS encoding DNA replication complex GINS family protein codes for MSPPSEPLNFHEVTEVYRREQRTKNVTEIRRDFYPALRDLVDRIRKEGEKEMAIDQFSAKATILRNQLKKVCEKAIQIFDFRIEKIILTALRAASGSKVDLERLTPEEREFYERIYALITEYRSTLIGIERHLRGGMATASQEVSATVHLSDDQIKKEDIAARKIPDESLMKQSESAEAKTFEAIVEVGSEGVSKISGLESSADSGKSISSTSVFQQNRIILRILEDLPTFAGPSRNYCLRKEDVVILPVSIAKVLLAKGKAVEIKPRFMS; via the coding sequence ATGTCTCCGCCTTCTGAGCCTTTGAATTTTCACGAGGTCACAGAGGTCTATCGCAGAGAACAAAGAACCAAGAATGTGACGGAGATCAGAAGAGATTTCTATCCAGCATTAAGAGACCTCGTGGACAGGATCAGAAAAGAAGGCGAAAAAGAGATGGCGATCGATCAATTCTCAGCGAAAGCGACGATCCTTCGCAATCAGCTGAAGAAGGTATGCGAAAAGGCGATCCAGATCTTTGATTTTCGTATAGAAAAGATTATATTAACAGCGTTGCGGGCCGCTAGTGGCTCGAAAGTCGATCTGGAGCGATTGACACCAGAGGAGCGCGAATTTTACGAACGCATATATGCACTGATTACCGAATATCGCTCCACTCTCATCGGGATTGAAAGACATCTCAGGGGCGGAATGGCGACAGCCTCGCAGGAAGTCTCCGCCACAGTTCATCTATCAGATGATCAGATAAAGAAGGAAGATATCGCCGCAAGGAAAATCCCCGACGAATCTTTGATGAAACAATCGGAATCTGCAGAGGCGAAGACTTTTGAAGCTATTGTTGAGGTGGGTTCCGAGGGCGTATCAAAAATCAGTGGGCTTGAGTCCAGTGCGGATTCTGGCAAATCGATATCCAGCACGTCCGTGTTTCAGCAGAATCGAATAATCCTGAGGATACTGGAAGACCTCCCGACATTTGCCGGTCCGTCAAGAAATTACTGCCTGAGAAAAGAGGATGTCGTTATTTTGCCCGTTTCAATCGCAAAGGTTCTTCTTGCTAAAGGCAAGGCGGTTGAGATAAAACCGCGATTCATGAGTTAA
- a CDS encoding Toprim subdomain protein produces the protein MRNPVEMLEELISILEDLRERPDDAVILVEGQKDKDALIELGVGGEVWQIKGGNSIFNIAEELAHNGKSAIILTDWDRKGGQLCRALRIALTANGVPFDDSIRMRLVQIAKKEVKDIEGLPTFYLKLMAETRR, from the coding sequence ATGAGAAATCCAGTTGAAATGCTCGAGGAGCTTATATCGATTCTAGAAGATTTGAGAGAGAGGCCAGACGATGCAGTGATCCTTGTTGAGGGGCAGAAAGACAAGGACGCGCTCATCGAGCTCGGCGTAGGAGGAGAGGTCTGGCAGATCAAAGGCGGTAACTCGATTTTTAATATCGCGGAAGAGCTTGCACACAACGGAAAATCTGCGATTATACTCACAGATTGGGATAGGAAGGGAGGGCAACTTTGCAGAGCATTGCGCATCGCATTAACTGCTAATGGTGTGCCCTTCGACGATTCGATCAGGATGAGGTTGGTACAAATTGCAAAGAAGGAAGTCAAGGACATCGAGGGGCTTCCGACGTTTTATCTGAAGCTTATGGCAGAAACGCGAAGATGA